A part of Onthophagus taurus isolate NC chromosome 7, IU_Otau_3.0, whole genome shotgun sequence genomic DNA contains:
- the LOC111416003 gene encoding transcription factor HNF-4 homolog isoform X7: MTMAGNNSLATSLSSTGSNAGATLSQHCAICGDRATGKHYGAASCDGCKGFFRRSVRKNHLYTCRFTRNCVVDKDKRNQCRYCRLRKCFKAGMKKEAVQNERDRISCRRPSYEENSQTNGLSVTSLLNAEMLSRQVGAALEGSSPINDYDLSNKQLANINDVCESMKQQLLILVEWAKYIPAFTELQLDDQVALLRAHAGEHLLLGLARRSMHLKDILLLGNNCIITKHCPVMVLSDSRISPDLDISRVGSRIIDELVKPMTEVQVDDTEFACLKAIVFFDPNAKGLSEPHRIKLLRYQIQINLEDYISDRQYDSRGRFGELLLTLPALQSITWQMIEQIQFAKLFGVAHIDSLLQEMLLGVSVTGAIEAPPQMVAAANNISNNSYQNNNTSDSSDSPITSPIASGQCHSPSDQLINGNVLSPQQNGGGNTTNVIIMNDITPINEESYHISFKEEPNTDVGEHF, from the exons ATGACGATGGCTGGCAATAATTCGCTAGCCACATCATTGAGTAGCACCGGATCAAATGCAGGAGCTACTCTAAGTCAACATTGTGCCATTTGTGGTGATAGAGCTACAGGGAAACATTATGGCGCGGCGTCTTGTGACGGTTGTAAAGGATTCTTTAGAAGATCTGTACGGAAAAACCATTTATATACATGCAG attCACCAGAAACTGTGTCGTTGATAAAGATAAAAGAAATCAATGTAGATATTGTAggttaagaaaatgttttaaagctGGAATGAAAAAAGAAG ctGTACAAAACGAAAGAGACCGAATTAGTTGTCGAAGGCCGTCTTATGAAGAAAATTCCCAAACAAATGGGTTATCGGTCACTTCTTTATTGAATGCTGAAATGTTATCAAGACAAGTTGGTGCAGCTTTAGAG gGATCTTCGCCTATTAATGATTACGATTTGAGTAACAAACAACTTGCCAACATCAATGATGTGTGCGAATCAATgaaacaacaattattaattttggttGAATGGGCCAAATACATCCCTGCGTTTACGGAACTTCAATTAGACGACCAA GTAGCTTTATTGAGGGCGCACGCAGGTGAACATCTCCTTTTAGGATTAGCACGTCGATCTATGCATCTTAAAGACATTTTATTGTTGGGGAATAACTGTATAATTACAAAACATTGTCCAG TAATGGTATTATCAGACTCCAGAATTTCACCGGATTTGGACATCTCCAGGGTCGGCAGCAGGATTATCGATGAACTCGTTAAACCGATGACGGAAGTTCAAGTTGACGATACCGAGTTTGCCTGTCTTAAAGCGATTGTATTTTTCGATCCAA ATGCCAAAGGACTTAGTGAACCCCACCGAATCAAACTCCTTCGATACCAAATCCAAATCAATTTAGAAGACTACATCAGCGATCGACAATATGACAGCAGAGGGCGTTTTGGtgaacttttattaacacttccCGCTTTACAATCAATTACCTGGCAAATGATTGAACAAATTCAGTTTGCTAAACTTTTTGGGGTCGCTCATATCGATAGTTTACTTCAGGAGATGCTTTTAGGAG TCTCCGTTACAGGCGCAATAGAAGCGCCGCCGCAAATGGTTGCAGCGGCGAACAACATCAGCAACAACAGTTACCAGAATAACAATACAAGCGACTCTTCTGATAGTCCAATAACGTCACCGATTGCTTCTGGACAATGTCATAGTCCATCGGATCAATTAATTAACGGAAACGTTCTTAGTCCTCAACAAAATGGTGGTGGAAATACAACCAACGTTATCATTATGAACGATATAACACCAATCAATGAAGAAagttatcatatatcatttaaaGAAGAACCTAATACGGATGTTGGAgaacatttttga
- the LOC111416003 gene encoding hepatocyte nuclear factor 4-gamma isoform X6, with the protein MGLYEDSDMTMAGNNSLATSLSSTGSNAGATLSQHCAICGDRATGKHYGAASCDGCKGFFRRSVRKNHLYTCRFTRNCVVDKDKRNQCRYCRLRKCFKAGMKKEAVQNERDRISCRRPSYEENSQTNGLSVTSLLNAEMLSRQVGAALEGSSPINDYDLSNKQLANINDVCESMKQQLLILVEWAKYIPAFTELQLDDQVALLRAHAGEHLLLGLARRSMHLKDILLLGNNCIITKHCPVMVLSDSRISPDLDISRVGSRIIDELVKPMTEVQVDDTEFACLKAIVFFDPNAKGLSEPHRIKLLRYQIQINLEDYISDRQYDSRGRFGELLLTLPALQSITWQMIEQIQFAKLFGVAHIDSLLQEMLLGVSVTGAIEAPPQMVAAANNISNNSYQNNNTSDSSDSPITSPIASGQCHSPSDQLINGNVLSPQQNGGGNTTNVIIMNDITPINEESYHISFKEEPNTDVGEHF; encoded by the exons ATGGGATTGTATGAag attCTGATATGACGATGGCTGGCAATAATTCGCTAGCCACATCATTGAGTAGCACCGGATCAAATGCAGGAGCTACTCTAAGTCAACATTGTGCCATTTGTGGTGATAGAGCTACAGGGAAACATTATGGCGCGGCGTCTTGTGACGGTTGTAAAGGATTCTTTAGAAGATCTGTACGGAAAAACCATTTATATACATGCAG attCACCAGAAACTGTGTCGTTGATAAAGATAAAAGAAATCAATGTAGATATTGTAggttaagaaaatgttttaaagctGGAATGAAAAAAGAAG ctGTACAAAACGAAAGAGACCGAATTAGTTGTCGAAGGCCGTCTTATGAAGAAAATTCCCAAACAAATGGGTTATCGGTCACTTCTTTATTGAATGCTGAAATGTTATCAAGACAAGTTGGTGCAGCTTTAGAG gGATCTTCGCCTATTAATGATTACGATTTGAGTAACAAACAACTTGCCAACATCAATGATGTGTGCGAATCAATgaaacaacaattattaattttggttGAATGGGCCAAATACATCCCTGCGTTTACGGAACTTCAATTAGACGACCAA GTAGCTTTATTGAGGGCGCACGCAGGTGAACATCTCCTTTTAGGATTAGCACGTCGATCTATGCATCTTAAAGACATTTTATTGTTGGGGAATAACTGTATAATTACAAAACATTGTCCAG TAATGGTATTATCAGACTCCAGAATTTCACCGGATTTGGACATCTCCAGGGTCGGCAGCAGGATTATCGATGAACTCGTTAAACCGATGACGGAAGTTCAAGTTGACGATACCGAGTTTGCCTGTCTTAAAGCGATTGTATTTTTCGATCCAA ATGCCAAAGGACTTAGTGAACCCCACCGAATCAAACTCCTTCGATACCAAATCCAAATCAATTTAGAAGACTACATCAGCGATCGACAATATGACAGCAGAGGGCGTTTTGGtgaacttttattaacacttccCGCTTTACAATCAATTACCTGGCAAATGATTGAACAAATTCAGTTTGCTAAACTTTTTGGGGTCGCTCATATCGATAGTTTACTTCAGGAGATGCTTTTAGGAG TCTCCGTTACAGGCGCAATAGAAGCGCCGCCGCAAATGGTTGCAGCGGCGAACAACATCAGCAACAACAGTTACCAGAATAACAATACAAGCGACTCTTCTGATAGTCCAATAACGTCACCGATTGCTTCTGGACAATGTCATAGTCCATCGGATCAATTAATTAACGGAAACGTTCTTAGTCCTCAACAAAATGGTGGTGGAAATACAACCAACGTTATCATTATGAACGATATAACACCAATCAATGAAGAAagttatcatatatcatttaaaGAAGAACCTAATACGGATGTTGGAgaacatttttga
- the LOC111416003 gene encoding hepatocyte nuclear factor 4-gamma isoform X2 — MPATYNSLSPGEMSISDNEVDGTDYLLSSTIRFEENLFHVLDSDMTMAGNNSLATSLSSTGSNAGATLSQHCAICGDRATGKHYGAASCDGCKGFFRRSVRKNHLYTCRFTRNCVVDKDKRNQCRYCRLRKCFKAGMKKEAVQNERDRISCRRPSYEENSQTNGLSVTSLLNAEMLSRQVGAALEGSSPINDYDLSNKQLANINDVCESMKQQLLILVEWAKYIPAFTELQLDDQVALLRAHAGEHLLLGLARRSMHLKDILLLGNNCIITKHCPVMVLSDSRISPDLDISRVGSRIIDELVKPMTEVQVDDTEFACLKAIVFFDPNAKGLSEPHRIKLLRYQIQINLEDYISDRQYDSRGRFGELLLTLPALQSITWQMIEQIQFAKLFGVAHIDSLLQEMLLGGAIEAPPQMVAAANNISNNSYQNNNTSDSSDSPITSPIASGQCHSPSDQLINGNVLSPQQNGGGNTTNVIIMNDITPINEESYHISFKEEPNTDVGEHF, encoded by the exons attCTGATATGACGATGGCTGGCAATAATTCGCTAGCCACATCATTGAGTAGCACCGGATCAAATGCAGGAGCTACTCTAAGTCAACATTGTGCCATTTGTGGTGATAGAGCTACAGGGAAACATTATGGCGCGGCGTCTTGTGACGGTTGTAAAGGATTCTTTAGAAGATCTGTACGGAAAAACCATTTATATACATGCAG attCACCAGAAACTGTGTCGTTGATAAAGATAAAAGAAATCAATGTAGATATTGTAggttaagaaaatgttttaaagctGGAATGAAAAAAGAAG ctGTACAAAACGAAAGAGACCGAATTAGTTGTCGAAGGCCGTCTTATGAAGAAAATTCCCAAACAAATGGGTTATCGGTCACTTCTTTATTGAATGCTGAAATGTTATCAAGACAAGTTGGTGCAGCTTTAGAG gGATCTTCGCCTATTAATGATTACGATTTGAGTAACAAACAACTTGCCAACATCAATGATGTGTGCGAATCAATgaaacaacaattattaattttggttGAATGGGCCAAATACATCCCTGCGTTTACGGAACTTCAATTAGACGACCAA GTAGCTTTATTGAGGGCGCACGCAGGTGAACATCTCCTTTTAGGATTAGCACGTCGATCTATGCATCTTAAAGACATTTTATTGTTGGGGAATAACTGTATAATTACAAAACATTGTCCAG TAATGGTATTATCAGACTCCAGAATTTCACCGGATTTGGACATCTCCAGGGTCGGCAGCAGGATTATCGATGAACTCGTTAAACCGATGACGGAAGTTCAAGTTGACGATACCGAGTTTGCCTGTCTTAAAGCGATTGTATTTTTCGATCCAA ATGCCAAAGGACTTAGTGAACCCCACCGAATCAAACTCCTTCGATACCAAATCCAAATCAATTTAGAAGACTACATCAGCGATCGACAATATGACAGCAGAGGGCGTTTTGGtgaacttttattaacacttccCGCTTTACAATCAATTACCTGGCAAATGATTGAACAAATTCAGTTTGCTAAACTTTTTGGGGTCGCTCATATCGATAGTTTACTTCAGGAGATGCTTTTAGGAG GCGCAATAGAAGCGCCGCCGCAAATGGTTGCAGCGGCGAACAACATCAGCAACAACAGTTACCAGAATAACAATACAAGCGACTCTTCTGATAGTCCAATAACGTCACCGATTGCTTCTGGACAATGTCATAGTCCATCGGATCAATTAATTAACGGAAACGTTCTTAGTCCTCAACAAAATGGTGGTGGAAATACAACCAACGTTATCATTATGAACGATATAACACCAATCAATGAAGAAagttatcatatatcatttaaaGAAGAACCTAATACGGATGTTGGAgaacatttttga
- the LOC111416003 gene encoding hepatocyte nuclear factor 4-gamma isoform X4 — MPATYNSLSPGEMSISDNEVDGTDYLLSSTIRFEENLFHVLDSDMTMAGNNSLATSLSSTGSNAGATLSQHCAICGDRATGKHYGAASCDGCKGFFRRSVRKNHLYTCRFTRNCVVDKDKRNQCRYCRLRKCFKAGMKKEAVQNERDRISCRRPSYEENSQTNGLSVTSLLNAEMLSRQVGAALEGSSPINDYDLSNKQLANINDVCESMKQQLLILVEWAKYIPAFTELQLDDQVALLRAHAGEHLLLGLARRSMHLKDILLLGNNCIITKHCPDSRISPDLDISRVGSRIIDELVKPMTEVQVDDTEFACLKAIVFFDPNAKGLSEPHRIKLLRYQIQINLEDYISDRQYDSRGRFGELLLTLPALQSITWQMIEQIQFAKLFGVAHIDSLLQEMLLGGAIEAPPQMVAAANNISNNSYQNNNTSDSSDSPITSPIASGQCHSPSDQLINGNVLSPQQNGGGNTTNVIIMNDITPINEESYHISFKEEPNTDVGEHF, encoded by the exons attCTGATATGACGATGGCTGGCAATAATTCGCTAGCCACATCATTGAGTAGCACCGGATCAAATGCAGGAGCTACTCTAAGTCAACATTGTGCCATTTGTGGTGATAGAGCTACAGGGAAACATTATGGCGCGGCGTCTTGTGACGGTTGTAAAGGATTCTTTAGAAGATCTGTACGGAAAAACCATTTATATACATGCAG attCACCAGAAACTGTGTCGTTGATAAAGATAAAAGAAATCAATGTAGATATTGTAggttaagaaaatgttttaaagctGGAATGAAAAAAGAAG ctGTACAAAACGAAAGAGACCGAATTAGTTGTCGAAGGCCGTCTTATGAAGAAAATTCCCAAACAAATGGGTTATCGGTCACTTCTTTATTGAATGCTGAAATGTTATCAAGACAAGTTGGTGCAGCTTTAGAG gGATCTTCGCCTATTAATGATTACGATTTGAGTAACAAACAACTTGCCAACATCAATGATGTGTGCGAATCAATgaaacaacaattattaattttggttGAATGGGCCAAATACATCCCTGCGTTTACGGAACTTCAATTAGACGACCAA GTAGCTTTATTGAGGGCGCACGCAGGTGAACATCTCCTTTTAGGATTAGCACGTCGATCTATGCATCTTAAAGACATTTTATTGTTGGGGAATAACTGTATAATTACAAAACATTGTCCAG ACTCCAGAATTTCACCGGATTTGGACATCTCCAGGGTCGGCAGCAGGATTATCGATGAACTCGTTAAACCGATGACGGAAGTTCAAGTTGACGATACCGAGTTTGCCTGTCTTAAAGCGATTGTATTTTTCGATCCAA ATGCCAAAGGACTTAGTGAACCCCACCGAATCAAACTCCTTCGATACCAAATCCAAATCAATTTAGAAGACTACATCAGCGATCGACAATATGACAGCAGAGGGCGTTTTGGtgaacttttattaacacttccCGCTTTACAATCAATTACCTGGCAAATGATTGAACAAATTCAGTTTGCTAAACTTTTTGGGGTCGCTCATATCGATAGTTTACTTCAGGAGATGCTTTTAGGAG GCGCAATAGAAGCGCCGCCGCAAATGGTTGCAGCGGCGAACAACATCAGCAACAACAGTTACCAGAATAACAATACAAGCGACTCTTCTGATAGTCCAATAACGTCACCGATTGCTTCTGGACAATGTCATAGTCCATCGGATCAATTAATTAACGGAAACGTTCTTAGTCCTCAACAAAATGGTGGTGGAAATACAACCAACGTTATCATTATGAACGATATAACACCAATCAATGAAGAAagttatcatatatcatttaaaGAAGAACCTAATACGGATGTTGGAgaacatttttga
- the LOC111416003 gene encoding hepatocyte nuclear factor 4-gamma isoform X5, protein MADQVLMVLNPKTSVALQNGIVMGEIQQNDSDMTMAGNNSLATSLSSTGSNAGATLSQHCAICGDRATGKHYGAASCDGCKGFFRRSVRKNHLYTCRFTRNCVVDKDKRNQCRYCRLRKCFKAGMKKEAVQNERDRISCRRPSYEENSQTNGLSVTSLLNAEMLSRQVGAALEGSSPINDYDLSNKQLANINDVCESMKQQLLILVEWAKYIPAFTELQLDDQVALLRAHAGEHLLLGLARRSMHLKDILLLGNNCIITKHCPVMVLSDSRISPDLDISRVGSRIIDELVKPMTEVQVDDTEFACLKAIVFFDPNAKGLSEPHRIKLLRYQIQINLEDYISDRQYDSRGRFGELLLTLPALQSITWQMIEQIQFAKLFGVAHIDSLLQEMLLGVSVTGAIEAPPQMVAAANNISNNSYQNNNTSDSSDSPITSPIASGQCHSPSDQLINGNVLSPQQNGGGNTTNVIIMNDITPINEESYHISFKEEPNTDVGEHF, encoded by the exons attCTGATATGACGATGGCTGGCAATAATTCGCTAGCCACATCATTGAGTAGCACCGGATCAAATGCAGGAGCTACTCTAAGTCAACATTGTGCCATTTGTGGTGATAGAGCTACAGGGAAACATTATGGCGCGGCGTCTTGTGACGGTTGTAAAGGATTCTTTAGAAGATCTGTACGGAAAAACCATTTATATACATGCAG attCACCAGAAACTGTGTCGTTGATAAAGATAAAAGAAATCAATGTAGATATTGTAggttaagaaaatgttttaaagctGGAATGAAAAAAGAAG ctGTACAAAACGAAAGAGACCGAATTAGTTGTCGAAGGCCGTCTTATGAAGAAAATTCCCAAACAAATGGGTTATCGGTCACTTCTTTATTGAATGCTGAAATGTTATCAAGACAAGTTGGTGCAGCTTTAGAG gGATCTTCGCCTATTAATGATTACGATTTGAGTAACAAACAACTTGCCAACATCAATGATGTGTGCGAATCAATgaaacaacaattattaattttggttGAATGGGCCAAATACATCCCTGCGTTTACGGAACTTCAATTAGACGACCAA GTAGCTTTATTGAGGGCGCACGCAGGTGAACATCTCCTTTTAGGATTAGCACGTCGATCTATGCATCTTAAAGACATTTTATTGTTGGGGAATAACTGTATAATTACAAAACATTGTCCAG TAATGGTATTATCAGACTCCAGAATTTCACCGGATTTGGACATCTCCAGGGTCGGCAGCAGGATTATCGATGAACTCGTTAAACCGATGACGGAAGTTCAAGTTGACGATACCGAGTTTGCCTGTCTTAAAGCGATTGTATTTTTCGATCCAA ATGCCAAAGGACTTAGTGAACCCCACCGAATCAAACTCCTTCGATACCAAATCCAAATCAATTTAGAAGACTACATCAGCGATCGACAATATGACAGCAGAGGGCGTTTTGGtgaacttttattaacacttccCGCTTTACAATCAATTACCTGGCAAATGATTGAACAAATTCAGTTTGCTAAACTTTTTGGGGTCGCTCATATCGATAGTTTACTTCAGGAGATGCTTTTAGGAG TCTCCGTTACAGGCGCAATAGAAGCGCCGCCGCAAATGGTTGCAGCGGCGAACAACATCAGCAACAACAGTTACCAGAATAACAATACAAGCGACTCTTCTGATAGTCCAATAACGTCACCGATTGCTTCTGGACAATGTCATAGTCCATCGGATCAATTAATTAACGGAAACGTTCTTAGTCCTCAACAAAATGGTGGTGGAAATACAACCAACGTTATCATTATGAACGATATAACACCAATCAATGAAGAAagttatcatatatcatttaaaGAAGAACCTAATACGGATGTTGGAgaacatttttga
- the LOC111416003 gene encoding hepatocyte nuclear factor 4-gamma isoform X1: MPATYNSLSPGEMSISDNEVDGTDYLLSSTIRFEENLFHVLDSDMTMAGNNSLATSLSSTGSNAGATLSQHCAICGDRATGKHYGAASCDGCKGFFRRSVRKNHLYTCRFTRNCVVDKDKRNQCRYCRLRKCFKAGMKKEAVQNERDRISCRRPSYEENSQTNGLSVTSLLNAEMLSRQVGAALEGSSPINDYDLSNKQLANINDVCESMKQQLLILVEWAKYIPAFTELQLDDQVALLRAHAGEHLLLGLARRSMHLKDILLLGNNCIITKHCPVMVLSDSRISPDLDISRVGSRIIDELVKPMTEVQVDDTEFACLKAIVFFDPNAKGLSEPHRIKLLRYQIQINLEDYISDRQYDSRGRFGELLLTLPALQSITWQMIEQIQFAKLFGVAHIDSLLQEMLLGVSVTGAIEAPPQMVAAANNISNNSYQNNNTSDSSDSPITSPIASGQCHSPSDQLINGNVLSPQQNGGGNTTNVIIMNDITPINEESYHISFKEEPNTDVGEHF, translated from the exons attCTGATATGACGATGGCTGGCAATAATTCGCTAGCCACATCATTGAGTAGCACCGGATCAAATGCAGGAGCTACTCTAAGTCAACATTGTGCCATTTGTGGTGATAGAGCTACAGGGAAACATTATGGCGCGGCGTCTTGTGACGGTTGTAAAGGATTCTTTAGAAGATCTGTACGGAAAAACCATTTATATACATGCAG attCACCAGAAACTGTGTCGTTGATAAAGATAAAAGAAATCAATGTAGATATTGTAggttaagaaaatgttttaaagctGGAATGAAAAAAGAAG ctGTACAAAACGAAAGAGACCGAATTAGTTGTCGAAGGCCGTCTTATGAAGAAAATTCCCAAACAAATGGGTTATCGGTCACTTCTTTATTGAATGCTGAAATGTTATCAAGACAAGTTGGTGCAGCTTTAGAG gGATCTTCGCCTATTAATGATTACGATTTGAGTAACAAACAACTTGCCAACATCAATGATGTGTGCGAATCAATgaaacaacaattattaattttggttGAATGGGCCAAATACATCCCTGCGTTTACGGAACTTCAATTAGACGACCAA GTAGCTTTATTGAGGGCGCACGCAGGTGAACATCTCCTTTTAGGATTAGCACGTCGATCTATGCATCTTAAAGACATTTTATTGTTGGGGAATAACTGTATAATTACAAAACATTGTCCAG TAATGGTATTATCAGACTCCAGAATTTCACCGGATTTGGACATCTCCAGGGTCGGCAGCAGGATTATCGATGAACTCGTTAAACCGATGACGGAAGTTCAAGTTGACGATACCGAGTTTGCCTGTCTTAAAGCGATTGTATTTTTCGATCCAA ATGCCAAAGGACTTAGTGAACCCCACCGAATCAAACTCCTTCGATACCAAATCCAAATCAATTTAGAAGACTACATCAGCGATCGACAATATGACAGCAGAGGGCGTTTTGGtgaacttttattaacacttccCGCTTTACAATCAATTACCTGGCAAATGATTGAACAAATTCAGTTTGCTAAACTTTTTGGGGTCGCTCATATCGATAGTTTACTTCAGGAGATGCTTTTAGGAG TCTCCGTTACAGGCGCAATAGAAGCGCCGCCGCAAATGGTTGCAGCGGCGAACAACATCAGCAACAACAGTTACCAGAATAACAATACAAGCGACTCTTCTGATAGTCCAATAACGTCACCGATTGCTTCTGGACAATGTCATAGTCCATCGGATCAATTAATTAACGGAAACGTTCTTAGTCCTCAACAAAATGGTGGTGGAAATACAACCAACGTTATCATTATGAACGATATAACACCAATCAATGAAGAAagttatcatatatcatttaaaGAAGAACCTAATACGGATGTTGGAgaacatttttga
- the LOC111416003 gene encoding hepatocyte nuclear factor 4-gamma isoform X3 encodes MPATYNSLSPGEMSISDNEVDGTDYLLSSTIRFEENLFHVLDSDMTMAGNNSLATSLSSTGSNAGATLSQHCAICGDRATGKHYGAASCDGCKGFFRRSVRKNHLYTCRFTRNCVVDKDKRNQCRYCRLRKCFKAGMKKEAVQNERDRISCRRPSYEENSQTNGLSVTSLLNAEMLSRQVGAALEGSSPINDYDLSNKQLANINDVCESMKQQLLILVEWAKYIPAFTELQLDDQVALLRAHAGEHLLLGLARRSMHLKDILLLGNNCIITKHCPDSRISPDLDISRVGSRIIDELVKPMTEVQVDDTEFACLKAIVFFDPNAKGLSEPHRIKLLRYQIQINLEDYISDRQYDSRGRFGELLLTLPALQSITWQMIEQIQFAKLFGVAHIDSLLQEMLLGVSVTGAIEAPPQMVAAANNISNNSYQNNNTSDSSDSPITSPIASGQCHSPSDQLINGNVLSPQQNGGGNTTNVIIMNDITPINEESYHISFKEEPNTDVGEHF; translated from the exons attCTGATATGACGATGGCTGGCAATAATTCGCTAGCCACATCATTGAGTAGCACCGGATCAAATGCAGGAGCTACTCTAAGTCAACATTGTGCCATTTGTGGTGATAGAGCTACAGGGAAACATTATGGCGCGGCGTCTTGTGACGGTTGTAAAGGATTCTTTAGAAGATCTGTACGGAAAAACCATTTATATACATGCAG attCACCAGAAACTGTGTCGTTGATAAAGATAAAAGAAATCAATGTAGATATTGTAggttaagaaaatgttttaaagctGGAATGAAAAAAGAAG ctGTACAAAACGAAAGAGACCGAATTAGTTGTCGAAGGCCGTCTTATGAAGAAAATTCCCAAACAAATGGGTTATCGGTCACTTCTTTATTGAATGCTGAAATGTTATCAAGACAAGTTGGTGCAGCTTTAGAG gGATCTTCGCCTATTAATGATTACGATTTGAGTAACAAACAACTTGCCAACATCAATGATGTGTGCGAATCAATgaaacaacaattattaattttggttGAATGGGCCAAATACATCCCTGCGTTTACGGAACTTCAATTAGACGACCAA GTAGCTTTATTGAGGGCGCACGCAGGTGAACATCTCCTTTTAGGATTAGCACGTCGATCTATGCATCTTAAAGACATTTTATTGTTGGGGAATAACTGTATAATTACAAAACATTGTCCAG ACTCCAGAATTTCACCGGATTTGGACATCTCCAGGGTCGGCAGCAGGATTATCGATGAACTCGTTAAACCGATGACGGAAGTTCAAGTTGACGATACCGAGTTTGCCTGTCTTAAAGCGATTGTATTTTTCGATCCAA ATGCCAAAGGACTTAGTGAACCCCACCGAATCAAACTCCTTCGATACCAAATCCAAATCAATTTAGAAGACTACATCAGCGATCGACAATATGACAGCAGAGGGCGTTTTGGtgaacttttattaacacttccCGCTTTACAATCAATTACCTGGCAAATGATTGAACAAATTCAGTTTGCTAAACTTTTTGGGGTCGCTCATATCGATAGTTTACTTCAGGAGATGCTTTTAGGAG TCTCCGTTACAGGCGCAATAGAAGCGCCGCCGCAAATGGTTGCAGCGGCGAACAACATCAGCAACAACAGTTACCAGAATAACAATACAAGCGACTCTTCTGATAGTCCAATAACGTCACCGATTGCTTCTGGACAATGTCATAGTCCATCGGATCAATTAATTAACGGAAACGTTCTTAGTCCTCAACAAAATGGTGGTGGAAATACAACCAACGTTATCATTATGAACGATATAACACCAATCAATGAAGAAagttatcatatatcatttaaaGAAGAACCTAATACGGATGTTGGAgaacatttttga